The Bartonella sp. TP genomic sequence CAAACGCAAGCTGTAATTGGCAAGCCCACTAGAAAAATCCTTGCCTAACAATCGATAGCTCTTTTGGCTAAACGTGCTTTTTCTACACTCGATTTCCCCGATAAAATTATTAATAATTTTTATATCTGCACCAGCGCCCCAAACATAACCAAAACGAAACCTGCCAGTAGATTTTCTAGTCGCATCATTAGCAGTAAAAGAAATATAATCACTGGCTAACCCTATGGTACCATAAGGCATGAAGTTTCCCATATCCAAACCCAATTTGCCCCGCAAAGAACTATCAAATCTGCGCCGCGCCACTATTTTATTATTCTTTTTTTTAGCAAAAGGCAAAGCGACATCTGCCGCCACACCATAAACCAAGGCTGCGCTTTGCAAATTCAACCCAGAAAACAACCCCAATGAAGTGACAGCGCCACGTAAATGCATCGCATCAGAAATCTTATAATTTGTTTGACCAAATCCCGCATTTATTCCTAAATAACCAGAACTCCAATTAGTAAATTGTGTCTTTGGCAAAACAGCAGGCACGCTAGCTTTTGTAGTTTGTATATTTGCAGATGACCCAGAGTTATAGTCATATAGCTGAGCCTGGGCAAAGAGATAATCAGGCGCGCCAAGCAAACCTATTATTGTACATAAAGATAATTTTTTAATACACATACTGACTCCTATATACTATACTTGTACAAATACTATAAAGCTTATATATTCTAGTAATATGCTTATAATTCCTAAACAAACGATTAAAACCTAAGCTCCATTTGAGAATCCATGTCTGCGCAACTTCACGGCACATCTTGTATAGAAAATTTTGTTAAACTACTGCCAAACAAGCCCGGTGTTTATCGCATGTTAGGTGCCCAAGGGGAGGTTTTATATGTAGGCAAGGCAAAAAATCTAAAAAACCGTGTTAGCAATTATATCCGGCAGTTGGGCCAGTCACAACGCATATTGCGTATGATTAGCGAAACCTGCAATATGGAATTTATCATCACCAAAACAGAAACAGAGGCGTTACTTTTAGAAGCCAATCTAATCAAAAAGCTAAAGCCAAGATATAATATTCTATTGCGCGACGATAAGAGCTTTCCCTATATAATATTAACCAAAGATCACAAATTTCCTGGGCTCTATAAACATCGCGGCGTAAAGGCACGCCCCGGAGACTATTTTGGGCCTTTTGCCAATGCCGGTGCCGTTAATCGTACTTTGATTAGCCTACAAAAAGCTTTTTTATTGCGCAGTTGCAGCGATTCATTTTTTACCAATCGCACTCGGCCATGTCTACTGTATCAGATAAAAAGATGCTCAGCCCCCTGCACAGATATTATAAGCCCCCAAAATTATGAAAATCTTGTAGCTGAAACTAAGGATTTTCTGAATGGTAAAGGCGAAAAAATTAGGTTAAACATCGTCGAAGCTATGGAAAACGCGTCAAAAAAGCTAGACTTTGAGCAAGCAGCAATCTACCGCGACCGACTAACTGCCCTGGCTCATATCCAAAGCGAACAAAATATTAACGACCCCAGCTTGGCACAAGCAGACTTATTTTCCCTAGCTGTAAAAGGGAACATGGCCTGTATTGAAGTATTCTTTTTTCGCTTGGGCCAAAATTTGGGCAATCACGCCTATTTCCTCAAGCTGGGAGAAGATACCTCGCCAGCGAAGATATTGTCGCAATTTATACTACAATTTTATGACAATAAACCTATAGCCAAGCAATTATTATTATCCCACGAGTTAGAGTCCTCTCAGATGGTAAAAGAAGCCCTGGCCCTAAAGGCTGGCTATAATATAACCATCACCCTGCCACAACGCGGAAAGAAAAAAATACTAATAGAGCAAGCCATAAATAATGCTAGCGAAGCATTAGCAAGGAACTTGGCCAATACAGCCAATCAGCAAAAATTATTACAAGAATTAGCCGAAACATTTGCCCTGCCCCATATACCACGGCGCATCGAAATCTACGACAACTCGCATATCATGGGCACCAATGCTATAGGCGCAATGGTGGTTTCTGGGCCAAATGGTTTTGAAAAAGACCAATATAGAAAATTCAATATCAAGAGTGAAGAATTAACCCCCGGCGATGATTTTGCCATGATGCAGGAAGTTCTAACTAGGCGATTTACCAGACTGCTAAAAGAACTAGAAGCGAATGGGCAGCAGCCAAGCGATTTACCATATTGGCCCGATCTACTAATAATTGATGGTGGCAAAGGGCAATTATCAAGCGTTATCAAAAGCCTAACAGCGCTAAATAATGAAAACATTAATATTCTAAACCATCTAAACATAATAGCGATAGCAAAAACCATAGGTAGAAATGCTGGTCTCGAGACTTTTCATATGGCCAATGGCTTTTCTTGCAATTTAGCGCCCAATTCTAGCCTATTATATTTTATAGAAAATTTACGTGATGAAGCACATCGTTTTGCAGTAAGCTCGCACCGAGTTAGAAGAAAAAAAACTATGATGCAAAATCCTTTAGACGAAATAAGCCACATAGGCACAGCCCGCAAGCGGGCTCTGTTGCATCATTTTGGCTCTGCCAAAGCTGTCGCTGGCGCTTCTGTTAAGGATTTAACAAGGGTTGAAGGAATATCCCTGCCCCTAGCACAGAAAATTTTCAACCACTTTAATGAATAGTATAAAACAGTTATAAGTTGCAACAAGCAGAAGAATACAATATAGTGAAACGGTGCCATAAAGAGCTTAGGAAACTTACATGAAAAAACATACTTTCTCATTGCCTAATATCCTGACCTATGGACGTATAGCCAGCGTACCGCTTGTAACACTATGCTTTTTTATACAAACCAATAATAGGCTCAGCGATTTTGGCCATTGGGCAGCAGTTGCTATATTTATATTGGCCGGGCTAACCGATTTTCTAGACGGTTTTTTGGCCCGAATATGGCAACAAACGTCCAGCATCGGACAAATGCTAGACCCAATTGCCGATAAGCTACTAGTTTCCTCTTGCCTGCTTTTACTTTCTGCAAATCACACTATTAGCGGGCTTAGCTTGCTAGCTGCTATTATAATATTATGCCGGGAAATTTTAGTCTCTGGGCTACGAGAATATTTAGCTGAACTAAAAATTCACGTGCCCGTATCAAGATTGGCAAAGTGGAAAACCGCAGCACAAATGGTAGCAATAATATTTTTATTAAGCGGCCCAGCTGGCGATAAAATAATGCCCGATATTAGCCTAGCTGGTCTTGCTTTGTTATGGGTATCAGCAATTCTAACCTTAGTCACCGGGTGGGAATATTTTAAACACGGTATAGAACATATACATGATTAATACTTAGCCTACGATCTCACAACCAGCAAACCAAAAACCAATCTCCTGTGCTGCGGCCTCTGCAGAATCCGAACCATGCACAGAATTTTCGCCTATCGAAAGCGCGTGCGAATGCCGTATAGTACCCGAAGCTGCTTCTGCCGGATTAGTAGCGCCCATAATCTCACGGTTTTTTGCTATAGCATTTTCACCTTCTAGCACTTGCACAATTGTTGGGCCAGAGGCCATAAATTCAGTAAGCTCTGCAAAAAATGGGCGAGATTTATGCACAGCATAAAAAGCCTCGGCCTGGCGTTTGCTCATCCAAACACGCTTCGAAGCAACAACTCGCAAGCCAGCTTCTTCTAACATTTGCGTTATAGCGCCTGTTAAATTTCTCCTAGTTGCGTCAGGTTTTATCATAGAAAATGTATGTTCAATAGCCATTTAAGATCCCTAATTAATTATATTTGCTGCAGCTTATTGCGAAATAATTAAAAAGGATTTAACATTTAGCTTATGTTAATATTAAATAATATCGCTATAAATGTCGCTGGACGTCTATTAATAGAAAATACTAGCCTTAATATCCCCTCTTCTGCCAAAGTAGGATTTGTTGGCCATAATGGTACTGGCAAATCTACACTTTTTCGAGCTATATTAGGAGAAATACCTCTGCAAGCAGGCAGCATAACTTATCCAAAGAATCTAAAAATCGGCACAGTAGAGCAAGAGGTAGAAACCGGGGACACTAGCTTGTTAGACTTAATCTTGGCGCAAGATAAAGAGCGCTATGAATTATTAGCCAAAGCAGAAAATAATGATGACCCCATGGAGATTGCCGAAATTCATGAAAGACTGGCAGATATAGATGCATATAGCGCCCCTGCAAGAGCACAAACCATCTTATCTGGCCTAGGCTTCAATGAACCGCAACACCATATGCCAGCAAAAAGCTTTTCTGGCGGGTGGCGCATGCGCGTCGCATTAGCCGCTGCATTATTTACTAACCCAGATTTACTATTGCTAGATGAACCGAGCAATTACCTAGATCTAGAAGGTGTTATGTGGCTAAGCCAATATATTAAACGCTTCAAAGGGTCTGTGATTCTAATAAGTCATGACAAAGATTTGTTAAATGAATGTGTAACGCAAATCATGCATCTTGAGCATAGCAAAATTACTCTTTGGTCTGCAAATTATGACCGATTCGTAGAGCTTCGAGCCGAGCAGCTGAATTTGCTACAAAAACAAGTACAAAAACAAGAGCAGCAACGTAAACATATAGAAAGCTTTATTGAGCGTTTTCGCGCTATTTCTTCGAAAGCGAAACAAGCGCAGTCGCGCATCAAGGCTTTGGAAAAATTAACAACCATACAAATCTTGAATGATGAATTGACCGCGCCATTTTATTTTAACGATTTCGACAAAAGCCTCTCTTCTCCATTAATAAAATTAGAAGATATTCAATTAGGCTATGGCAACAAGATTGTACTAAAAAACATCAGTTTGCGTATAGATAATGACGATAGAATAGCTTTGCTTGGCGCTAATGGTAACGGTAAATCTACTTTTGCCAAATTTATTGCTGGCAAATTGCAACAGCTCAGTGGAGACTATGTTAAAGCCCCGCAATTAAAAATCGCCTATTTTGACCAACATCACATTAATGCCTTGGCCCCAGAGCAAACAGCACTGGAGCATATCGCCCAAGCCTTTCCAGCAGAAAAAGAAGTTAAATTACGCGCTATATTGGCCAAGATAGGCTTAAATAAAGAAAAAATCTTTACACCAACAAAGAATCTATCTGGCGGCGAAAAAACACGCTTATCAATGGGGCTAGCAACGGCAACGCCAAGCCACCTTTTAATATTAGATGAACCCACCAACCATTTGGATATAGACAGTAGGCAAGCGCTTATACAAGCTATAAATGAATATAAAGGCGCCATAATATTAATCTCGCATGACCAGCATTTATTAAATGCTACCGTAGATCGTTTATGGCAAATAAAAGACGGCAGGCTGACCCAATATAACGGCACTATTGCGGAATATAAAAAAGAAATATTAAGCGCTAAGAAAAATTATGCAAAGACAGAGAAAGCCAATAAAACTGTACGGCCAAAAAACATACAAAAGGAAGTCAGGGAGTTAGCAAAAAAGTTAGAAGAAATAGCAAATAAATTAGCTATTATAGACAAAAGCCTAGCTAGTGATGAAATATATAAAGCTCTAAACTCCGAGCTCAAGCAATTAACAGCACAAAGAAAAAGTTTAGAAGAAGAAAAACAAAAATTAGAAGATCTGTGGCTAAATTATAGCGCTATAATAGAAGAAGAAGCTGCCCAAAGCCAGCCATAGAAAAACAAGCAACCCAAAGGCCCAGCTGCTCTGGATTCGTGAACCAAATAATTGCCAAACAGCAAAACTGGCTACAGAAACCAACACTATAATTAAGCCATTTAGAATAACAGGTAAATATACATTAGAAACAAGGCTGGAAAGCAAGTTTGTTCTACCCAGCAAGTATAGTAAGAAAAAACTTATTAAAGCACCATAAAGCACACTGAGCATTTGGGCTAAATAACGCATATATCAATCCACATTGTTTTTAAACCAAGAACCGTCGGTTTTTTGCTGAAAATAGGTAAGTGAATAACCCTTTCGCTTAAATTCTTGCCATTGTGCTCGAGCTTTGGTTATTTGCTGCGTAGAATTAGCCATAAACAATACTACCACGCGCTTGAATTTATCAAAATCCTCATAATCTTCACAATCGGCACCATTTACCAAAAAGCAAAGCTCGGCTCTATTTATGTTTGCTGCGCTTAGCGTTAGCAATATTGGCTGCTCTTGTGCAAATTCTTCTCCCTCAATACCATGCAGTATAAATTTGCTCCATAATTCTTGGCTAAGATTAAGCATAAAATCAGCGCCAAGCACCCGCACTATTACACGCGAATGCTGGTCCATAGCTTTGGCAAGCAATTTTGCTATAGCATCTTGTACTGTATTTTCTGTTATGTGATAAAAAAATATCTCTACCAAAATCGTCTCGCTCAGAATCTATTCATAATATTTCTGGGCAAAACGGTCAAGCAATCTTACGCCAAATCCTGTCGCCCAAGATGAGCCATAAGAATATCTTTTGGCATCAAAAGCAGTACCGACAATATCTAAATGGGCCCAAGGAGTTTCTGCCACAAAACGCTTTAAAAATTGCGCGGCTGTGATAGAAGCACCATAGCGACCGGGGCTATTTAACATGTCAGCAAATTTAGAATCAAGCATCTCATCATATTCTTCATGCAGAGGCATTTGCCACAGTTTTTCACCACTTTCTTTGCCAGCTTCTAGCAATTGGCCCCCTAAATTATCGTCATTACTAAATAAACCAGCGTAGTTTTTTCCCAAAGCTACCAATATAGCTCCAGTTAAAGTCGCCAGATTTATTATAGCGCTCGGGGCAAAATTCTCTTTAGCATAATATAATAAATCTGCTAATACCAAACGCCCCTCAGCATCGGTATTTACTATTTCTATGGTTTGTCCCGACATAGATGTTACAATATCCCCAGGGCGCATAGCCTCGGCTCCGGGCATATTTTCTACTAGACCGATAATGCCTATGGCATTTATTTTGCTTTTACACATGGCCAAAAGCTGCATTACTCCTGCTACTGCAGCGGCTCCGCACATATCACCCTTCATCGCCTCCATATTAGCCGCTGGTTTTAAAGAAATACCACCACTGTCAAAAACCACTCCTTTGCCTACAAATACTAATGGCGCTGTTTTTGCCTCTGCAGCCCCCGACCAACGCATTATTGCCATATAGGGCGGATTTTTAGAACCCTGTGCCACCGCCAGCAGTGCATTCATGCCTAGCTCTTGCAACTGTTTTTGCTCCAATATCTCTATCTTTAGCCCCTTACCAGACAAGTTTTCAATGCGTGTTTTAAATTCTGTAGTAGTTAAAATATTAGCTGGCTCATTACCTAGATCTCTGGCAAGAATCACACTTTCTGCGGTAGCTTTTGCCTTAAATAGCACCGTATTTATCGCCTCACTAGATAACATGTCGCTAACTACTAGGGTAATTTTTTGCCCCATAGGCTGTTTATCTTTTTTGCTTTTCGCCACAAAATATTTATCAAATCTATACGCACCTAAGGCCGCACCTACTAAAAAATCTATCAGCGTCTCCACATTCTTATTGTCAAAGAATATAAATGATTCTTCCCTAGTTTTTAGTAATTTGGCCGCTATAGAGCCTAATTTTACATAGCCATCGCCAGGCAGATTTGTTCCTTCGCCCGTGCCGATAAAAGCGAGCTTGGCTACATTTTTGTAGTACGGCACTGTGGTTTCGATATGAGAAAAAGCTGCTGCTTTAAAATCACTGCTTGTGTAAAAATTCTTTACAAAAGCTTTACCAAAAAGCGTATAGATAATTTCTAACCCTTCATTCTGCGCGCTATGCACAGCCATGAATCCAAGCTTTTTGCTATTATTAAGAGCCTCTGCAGAAAAATCCTTGTAATTGATTATATTAAACATTATAGCAAGCCTCCTAGTAAAATTCATATAGAATATTTAGTTTATTAAATTTAAGATATGGTATATATTCTTGCGCTATGACGCTTATAGAAAAATATATTTATCGGCATATATTAGCCTTGTTAACAGCCATCTTAGCCATAACCATAGCTATTTCCTGGTGCATAGAGACATTAGGCCGTATTAATTTTGTAACCACAAACGGTCAGGGACTATTGTCGTTTTTATATTTATCTATATTATTTTTACCAACTATTATGGTAACGGTTATACCATTTGCCCTAACAATTACCATAGCGCAAAGCCTACATATACTTAATCAAAATAGCG encodes the following:
- a CDS encoding outer membrane beta-barrel protein → MCIKKLSLCTIIGLLGAPDYLFAQAQLYDYNSGSSANIQTTKASVPAVLPKTQFTNWSSGYLGINAGFGQTNYKISDAMHLRGAVTSLGLFSGLNLQSAALVYGVAADVALPFAKKKNNKIVARRRFDSSLRGKLGLDMGNFMPYGTIGLASDYISFTANDATRKSTGRFRFGYVWGAGADIKIINNFIGEIECRKSTFSQKSYRLLGKDFSSGLANYSLRLGVATKF
- the uvrC gene encoding excinuclease ABC subunit UvrC, giving the protein MSAQLHGTSCIENFVKLLPNKPGVYRMLGAQGEVLYVGKAKNLKNRVSNYIRQLGQSQRILRMISETCNMEFIITKTETEALLLEANLIKKLKPRYNILLRDDKSFPYIILTKDHKFPGLYKHRGVKARPGDYFGPFANAGAVNRTLISLQKAFLLRSCSDSFFTNRTRPCLLYQIKRCSAPCTDIISPQNYENLVAETKDFLNGKGEKIRLNIVEAMENASKKLDFEQAAIYRDRLTALAHIQSEQNINDPSLAQADLFSLAVKGNMACIEVFFFRLGQNLGNHAYFLKLGEDTSPAKILSQFILQFYDNKPIAKQLLLSHELESSQMVKEALALKAGYNITITLPQRGKKKILIEQAINNASEALARNLANTANQQKLLQELAETFALPHIPRRIEIYDNSHIMGTNAIGAMVVSGPNGFEKDQYRKFNIKSEELTPGDDFAMMQEVLTRRFTRLLKELEANGQQPSDLPYWPDLLIIDGGKGQLSSVIKSLTALNNENINILNHLNIIAIAKTIGRNAGLETFHMANGFSCNLAPNSSLLYFIENLRDEAHRFAVSSHRVRRKKTMMQNPLDEISHIGTARKRALLHHFGSAKAVAGASVKDLTRVEGISLPLAQKIFNHFNE
- the pgsA gene encoding CDP-diacylglycerol--glycerol-3-phosphate 3-phosphatidyltransferase produces the protein MKKHTFSLPNILTYGRIASVPLVTLCFFIQTNNRLSDFGHWAAVAIFILAGLTDFLDGFLARIWQQTSSIGQMLDPIADKLLVSSCLLLLSANHTISGLSLLAAIIILCREILVSGLREYLAELKIHVPVSRLAKWKTAAQMVAIIFLLSGPAGDKIMPDISLAGLALLWVSAILTLVTGWEYFKHGIEHIHD
- the ndk gene encoding nucleoside-diphosphate kinase → MAIEHTFSMIKPDATRRNLTGAITQMLEEAGLRVVASKRVWMSKRQAEAFYAVHKSRPFFAELTEFMASGPTIVQVLEGENAIAKNREIMGATNPAEAASGTIRHSHALSIGENSVHGSDSAEAAAQEIGFWFAGCEIVG
- a CDS encoding ATP-binding cassette domain-containing protein, with product MLILNNIAINVAGRLLIENTSLNIPSSAKVGFVGHNGTGKSTLFRAILGEIPLQAGSITYPKNLKIGTVEQEVETGDTSLLDLILAQDKERYELLAKAENNDDPMEIAEIHERLADIDAYSAPARAQTILSGLGFNEPQHHMPAKSFSGGWRMRVALAAALFTNPDLLLLDEPSNYLDLEGVMWLSQYIKRFKGSVILISHDKDLLNECVTQIMHLEHSKITLWSANYDRFVELRAEQLNLLQKQVQKQEQQRKHIESFIERFRAISSKAKQAQSRIKALEKLTTIQILNDELTAPFYFNDFDKSLSSPLIKLEDIQLGYGNKIVLKNISLRIDNDDRIALLGANGNGKSTFAKFIAGKLQQLSGDYVKAPQLKIAYFDQHHINALAPEQTALEHIAQAFPAEKEVKLRAILAKIGLNKEKIFTPTKNLSGGEKTRLSMGLATATPSHLLILDEPTNHLDIDSRQALIQAINEYKGAIILISHDQHLLNATVDRLWQIKDGRLTQYNGTIAEYKKEILSAKKNYAKTEKANKTVRPKNIQKEVRELAKKLEEIANKLAIIDKSLASDEIYKALNSELKQLTAQRKSLEEEKQKLEDLWLNYSAIIEEEAAQSQP
- a CDS encoding DNA polymerase III subunit chi, whose amino-acid sequence is MVEIFFYHITENTVQDAIAKLLAKAMDQHSRVIVRVLGADFMLNLSQELWSKFILHGIEGEEFAQEQPILLTLSAANINRAELCFLVNGADCEDYEDFDKFKRVVVLFMANSTQQITKARAQWQEFKRKGYSLTYFQQKTDGSWFKNNVD
- a CDS encoding leucyl aminopeptidase translates to MFNIINYKDFSAEALNNSKKLGFMAVHSAQNEGLEIIYTLFGKAFVKNFYTSSDFKAAAFSHIETTVPYYKNVAKLAFIGTGEGTNLPGDGYVKLGSIAAKLLKTREESFIFFDNKNVETLIDFLVGAALGAYRFDKYFVAKSKKDKQPMGQKITLVVSDMLSSEAINTVLFKAKATAESVILARDLGNEPANILTTTEFKTRIENLSGKGLKIEILEQKQLQELGMNALLAVAQGSKNPPYMAIMRWSGAAEAKTAPLVFVGKGVVFDSGGISLKPAANMEAMKGDMCGAAAVAGVMQLLAMCKSKINAIGIIGLVENMPGAEAMRPGDIVTSMSGQTIEIVNTDAEGRLVLADLLYYAKENFAPSAIINLATLTGAILVALGKNYAGLFSNDDNLGGQLLEAGKESGEKLWQMPLHEEYDEMLDSKFADMLNSPGRYGASITAAQFLKRFVAETPWAHLDIVGTAFDAKRYSYGSSWATGFGVRLLDRFAQKYYE